ACCATGACCTTTCTACTCGTTCACTTATGAACAAATTAATGAAAACATGACATTCTTTTAAGCTCATTCACTTATGAACAAACTTCATTCGAAAACCCAACTACATGATGTTTAGGATGTTGATGatctttacatgtttaatatcTTCACTCTGCTCGTTCACTTATGAACAAACTTCAAAAGGCCCCGTCACATATGAACATGTGATAATCGCATCACATTTGAACATAGGAATCACGTATGAACAAATTAAGTACCGTACATCATATGAATTGAACAATATAATCACGTAGGAACAAACTAATCCACATACGAATAAAGTAATCACATATGCTCGAACAAACTAATCGCATATGAACTAAGTAATCACATATGCTCGAACAAACTAATCACATACGAACAAACTAATCACGTATGAACAAATAATCGAACacaacgtttttttttttggcagaCAAAGATCCAAATTATCACAAAACTTCTATACTGAATTCACAAATGAACATATATTATTAGCTATATATTTTTCACGAATCTGAGTTCATGTTTACAAATTAATGCTAAGTGATTAATGATGggtattttgattttattaactTGCTTCTCAAGATCGTCTGGTTTGGGTGCTTCACGAGTTTTACCGATGATGGAGTTGAatttgaaaacaataaaaaataaaattaagggaTTTATAACTAATGATGATTAGATGCAAATTGAAATGGTATTTTTTAACTTCTAAAAAACTTATTTATGAATTGACATTCATACCCTTATAGGCGTTTTACACCATGTCCATCATTTATTAGTTTACGGATATTACAAAATGGCCATCGATCATATTACACCCTTGATTAATTAAATCCAATGGTTCCAAATGGTTCTCATGGTTTCTATAAAAATAGAGGTTCTCAATATAaggattgtatatatatatatatggggaaagtGAAGGTGGGGTTGTCTCACACCAAAGTTggatgaaaaacccctcacatcttattttttattccataaaattcatgggggtcCCATCATCTATtaattatacaaaaattattaaaatttattatgtgAGTAATTTTTCACCTAAGTTAGATGTGTCACAACCTTATATACAATTGTCAATTTATAACTTTCGAACATAATATAATAGTCCATGAGTGGGGTGGGGGCATGTAAGCACAACCtagtttaaatattatatatgtttaccgGTAAAAGGCTTTTAGCCATAGTTTTCGACTCGTAAATCTCGACTCGACTCGTAAATCTCGACCCGACTCGAAATCTGATTTTTTGACTCATGACTCGAAACGTGACTTgaatcgtaagagtcaggatatttgaaaatatggtatttttataattatgtgcaaGTATTTATTGTAAACATATTGTAATGTGTTAATGTATTAAGCTAAAAATAGAAGATActattaaaatcaaatcaaatttaaaagcatataatagagttatgtttaaaaaaaattaaaaaattattttgtgactCATGACTTGGAACATGACTCGGACCGACTCGCACcacaaaacacgagtcatgttaTGAGTCTAGAGTAAAGCGAGTCATCCCATCGAGTCGCCTCGTTTACCCtttgttttgactcgactcgtacgagtcaactcgtacgagtttgacaactatgctTTTAGCCCAATTAATAAACCTTAGTTTAAAtattgggaaatgattaatctttctaatataatagcctaaaaatccttttaatttttagatgAGTACATGTGGAAAAATAAGGGAGTGagattagaaaaaagaattagtgtATCCGCATGTCATCATCTAAAgctattaggaggatttttaggctaatttgtTAGGAGGAtaaattattttccttaaatattttgtttaatatggAGTATATAAATGAGTTATCCAACTATTTCTATAGTTTTTCGAACAAAAATGCTCCTTTCGTccaattttagttgtcatgatgactaactttgaccgtaaataactttgtttgtaataCCGGTCAATTAAAACTTCGGTCATAGTTTAGTAGCCCACGGACGGGTCATGTAACAACAACTTAGATTAAATGTATagtatctatatattattaaaacaataggaatcctAACCTTTTAAAGCCCTCCTCaatataaagctatttttaaaatttgacacataagtttttatcctatgtgtcattatcacatttttttgacaatatttatccattatgtattaaataaaaaagatatttatatacaaacttaagaaaccaaatcccttatatttaaaaaacaaatcccatatgcaaaaaagaaaactaaaaccgtataaacttaaatatgagtttaaattttttatatatctttttttttccctgtaAAGGCAATATTCtgtatctaacttttttgatcttggattcatttaatcaaatcgtatattatcaaaatcatttcattataagaatttaaatatttctaactaGATAATGATATCACAATTTGATTCATTGAAGTTACGGGTTATGCGGGTTCATTTCTTTCACGGGTaacaattgttttaataaaaacataggTTGTAATTACAATTATTCCTAATCAAATACGATATTTAGAGCAAATATGCAGCCGATACTGTCAATctcatttaaactaattttcacTATCCAAGTAGTACAACACCATtaggtttctaaatatgttcaactaagttcaattttttttttttgtatttaaatgttgaacattatatatattattgatttcaatgtcaatattaaaacttttaaaaaataaatttaatatccgcacatcgtgcgggtaaaaaacatTGTTGGTACAAAAATGAGTTATCCAACTatctttataaattattattgagaaaaaaaaaaaaactctcttTATAAATCCTAAATAAACTACTCGTACTaccataatatatttttgtattcattattactatatatagatatagatgttgaTTTATAATCTTGTCTTGGCCATAATATATTAGCCCACAAGTGGGGACATGTAAGCACAActtagtttaaatattgtttcgTATAAATGAGTTATCCAATTATCTCTATGAATTTTTGAGTTAAAagaattctaaaaaaaaaactagtccTACTACACTGATATTATCTTtactttcattattatatatggatATGGACGTCGATTTATAACCTCGGCCATAATATATTAAGTCCATGAGTGGGGATATGTAAGCACTACTTACTATTCTTTTATATGCAAATGAGTTATCTATCTCTATCAAAATTTCGATTGGAAAAAGAActctataaataaaaataagctAATCGTAGTATCGTATACTAGCATACTACcttaatatattttcaaattCAATATCATTATACTAGAACGGTACTCGCGTAATACGACGGTAGTAGTGCGGCGATAGTGTGATGGTGGGAGTTGACTGTTGGTGATGGAGACGGCATCGattggtgtaaataattgatgtaaatgtaattgatataaaaggttaatgaaaatattaagggtattttggacAATTTctcccatgtaactttcaacatgttttttttttttttttataaaatagttagACAATTCTCCATGTAATTTTCAAGGAAGTTTATTTTATAAGAGtgtataagatatatatatatatatatagacacggACGCCGATTTATAATCTcggttataaacttataatatatTGGCCACGAGCGGGGACATGTAAGCACAATTTAGtttaaatgtttgttttatACATTAACATTTGAAAATTTGTTACTGTTCAATAGGTAGTAACCAAGCTGCATACAGTGTTAATCGATTTCGGTTATGGATTTTACCGTTACCTTTGAGATTTTGCATTTAAGTAGAGTTATCatattgttatttgtttttttctttttataatttactaCTAAAAGATGTTCTTATTGTTAAAACATTAAATAAGGAAGATACTGAGAGTCTGAGATACATTGATGTAGTGTCAAGCTTGCTATCCGACTTTGGCTTGCCTTACAAAACCCATGAAAATATACAGAAAGCAAAACTGTAATTACTAATTAACACATGCTTGATAAGGATCGTAAGTTTTTACTAAACCAAAACAAATGTCTGCTTTAATAGATTGGGCCAACTCAAGTTAGATCAAGTTGGTTTACAAGATGGGAAACTTAAGATAGTTCAACAAAGTAATGTCATTTTTTCTGAACTTTCTGTCCAAGTTTCAAGCAGAAGTTTTTGATAAAATTCATACACCTCTCAATTACCACGAAAAATTGCCACCATTTCATGCATAGTTATTGTCGTTTCACACACTCTTCTCAATGACGATTTTGTAATTAGTCAACTTCGTGAACATATTATACCCCAAGTTCCTTATgaacaaacaaataattaagGGAAAAATAAACACATTCTACCGAAAGTTAGTTTTCTCTATCCACAAGAAGGAAGGTGGAGAAAATTTCGACTTTGAAAGAAGACATTAGACACAAAACTTCTACCGAGGGTTTTTAGTTTCTATAACCTATGAGGTTAGCCCGccatcattttatatttttcatttcatcataAATTCTAATCGTTTACCAAACTTCAATCTAAGagccaaaaatatttaattatctaAAACATTTTTCCAATTACAGTTCATTTTATCTGGCAAAATCTCAAACAACCAAGTGAATTTCATTTCTTGAATCTTTAAGTTTCAGGGACCAAATTTGATATCAAAtgtgaaatatatattatatctcaAATTTTGCAAGGACGGTACAAAAATGCAAACATTCTACCAAAGTTTTCCCCACTGAGAAAACTCTTATTTTGAGTTGAGATTTAGGATCACAAAAGCACTCGCCCATACTCTAACCTGTAAGAGCAGAGTTGAGAGCACTATGAACATCAACTCCAATCTGGGCTTCAGCTTTGTCCAGATCTGTTGATGCAGAGCTCAGCTTCTGTGTGAACTCACTCAAACCCTTTTGTACTTGAGCTGGATCAATTCGGTCAATTGGAACAGCCTCAACAGCCAAAATATCTGCATAAGAGTTCGAGTGCACAAATGCAAAGCCACTGCTGATGAAGTATTTCTTCACATCATTACCTTCGTGGACTGTGAGGAGGCCTGGTTTGAGCTCTGCAATTGTGGGAACGTGTCCTGGTAGAATACCCATCTGCCCGGTTGTTGCTGGAACTATCACCATATCAACCtgtaatatcacaaagataaacTTAATACCGAATTCACATTAAGACAAGCTTCAGTTGCAACATTGAATAACTAAGTAGCAGTTATGGCATATCTATAGTGGCAAGACGGGCGGCTCGAGCAGCTTGAGTAGCTTGTCAATATAGGTTGGAGTGAATATGGCGACTTTTGTGAAGGTTGAAAGAGGTCAGTTGGGGTTGAATTGACCCGGCACACAATAGTTATCTAAGACTTGCAGATCATTCaaataaaaactttgatttTACGAAAAAAAgcaatttaggaggttttattgGGCGAGCTTTGTTCTGTTTGACCTTTCCCACTTTAACTAACTTCTTATATTCCCCAATTGAAtctttatagataaaaaaaaataacatgaatTGACCTGTTCAAATGTAAATAAGTCAAAATTGCCATCTCTAAGAAGGTTCAATTAGCAAATATGTTGTTTGATATATCCTGATTCTAATATTGATACACACAGATATACAAATAGCATTTCAAGTAATATGCTTTAAACAAAACCAATAAAAGTTTTGTCTCATTCATGTTGGGGTAGGCCAGAATTAaacccaaacaaaaaaagtaTAGCTACTTACCAACTATAATAAATACCTAAAATATCATTTTTACACCaaattaagtgcttaactagaTTATTTCAGGGTCCGAGATGTTAAGTGAGCACtataaacttaaatttaatttgatagatcatatgaaattatgaatgTATTGCAAGAGAGTGAATAGGCGAGCCCACACCTTTTCTTTCTTGACAAAATATAAGGGGATATACAGTCAAATATTTTGACAAGGGTAAGCACAGTTGAATATCCAGCATTACTTTTAATTTCTGTCACACTTCAGAATACACCGTGAATCGTAAAATAGTCATGCAGAatgtattttaaaaatcttttatggGAGCCTGGGAAATTGCTGAGATGAAAGAAAGACAACAAAAGATTAGGCTACTAATTTCTTCCATTTGGGGTATATACCTTGATTTCTGTAGTAGACTGATCAAAGAGTGGTGTTATGGGCAAAAGAAAACCCCGAATGTACAATACCAGAAATGGAAGAGAACAAAGCTAGATAGCTATTTCCGTTAAGAAAATctaaaacaagaacaacaaaactACCTTGCTGTGTAATCAGCTTATAccctttcaaaaatgggttgaTTTACATAACGTCGTCCCCTTTATCAAGGGTTGTGATACATCAGAATTTGTTTCAAATGAGTTAAAGttgatattataaaaacaatacaGGATAAAACCATATGATACGTCACCTACAGTATTAGAATATGAGCCCTCAATTCTGTTTCTATATTAGCATTGTATTCTGTAAGATGAATGCTTTTAGTCGTTACAACCTTAGTATTTTCGTTGGTGGATAAAAGCTTTTGAGTTTTCCATAACATGAAAGAATTACTCAGTGTTATATCACATAACTAGACTTAATCAGAAATTGTATCAAGCACGTTCCATCAGATAGCTAATACTCTGTATATAAtaagacataaacttaaaatcaacATAAAACCCAAAGATGGATCATTTAGTAcatagaattaaaaaaaaaaaaaaaaaaccacaaaaatgTAATACAGCTTAATAGTTCATCAACAAACTATCTTAAGAGTTACGAGGATAGTATGCTTAGATTGACACTTGAGGGAGACTCAAACCGAGTttgaatatatgtataaacaaaattaatctGAACTGGAGAAAATCAACAGATGTCCAGATAATATCGAACTCACTTCAAAACTAGACTAAGCTTGTGATATGAATCAGCTTAGAAAGTAGAGGGTGTGAAGTGTcattatttaaaagttaatttattaattatagtaATTTCTTGTTCACCAAGTTTAGGGTTAACTAGGGCTGCTGGGGCGTTTATCCAGATAGGGCTACTGGGGCATTAATCCAGATTATCAATAACAGCCTACTTTGGCTGGCTTTCTTTGTGTTATCCTCTGTGTTTTCTCgcttattttctgttttatcGGTTAAGacatatcaattggtatcagagccatagCTTCGGCAAACCTGTGgcactagaaaaaaaaaaatttgttcgTCTGGGAAAATTCGAAATTCCAGCTAATATTCACTGTGGTGTTTGATTTGGGGCTGTAAGAAGACATCAACAAATCAGATTTGAGGGAGAGGAACGAATCAGACATGAGATCCGTGATGCGAGAAATCAATGCATTATGTCAAGAAGGTACAGTTTCAGATTATTGTAATGCCTTTCAATCTTTGTTGAAACTTGAAAAGGGTTAAAATTTATGAAGAATTGAGCGAGTATGGTGCGATATATCTCTTTACGGTCGGTCTTGAACCAAGAATTAGAGATATATTAATCACATGGCATCAATATTGTTGTCACACGGTGGAAGCTGTGATTTCATTAGCCTTAAAAATAGATGCTAATGAACTACAAGATTCGTTTTCTCCGTTTGATCCTAAATCTTCATTTTATATAAAGGATTTGGTCTTTGATTTTAAAACAAGTCTTAATGAAATAATGGAAGGTAATGCATCATTTATGGACGGTCAGATTCAAGAAGTTAGTAATGAAGATTTTGATAGTAATTTTCAGCAGTACAGAACTGCTACAGATGCACAATTAGCCGGGATTGACCAAACATCAGTGTGGCTGACTGAGACAATCGAGAAGAGTAAGGAGGATGCAGACCAGAAACATGTTGAATTATTGGTTTTGTTGGGGAATCAACAGCATAATAGACACCTGGTTTTCCAGCCATTGTCTAGCCCACCAGCAAAACCCGATAAAAATCATGCTGAATTATTGTCCTTGCTGATGAATCAGAAGAATAATAATCAACTTTTGTCACATCCGTTTGCTGCAAAAATAATGGCAATCTTGATGAATCCATCTAAGTCCAAACAGCTCCTGTCACGGTCAAGGCCGACTCAGCCACAGTTAACTTTGACGAAAGCACCAGTTGGTCCCTTCACTCATGCTGGTAAGACATTTATACAGCCTGAACTCCTGAAGTGCCGGTGGCCAGAAATCCAAGAGAAAGAAAGATATGGGATCCTGGAATTATGTTCGGCATGATTTTCAAGCAacaccttgaggacaaggtgttTTTGGGGCAGGAGTAATGATATGAATCAGCTTAGAAAGTAGAGGGTGTGAAGTGTCATTATTTAatagttaatttattaattatagattATAGTAATTTCTTGTTCACCAAGTTTAGGGTTAGACAACTTGGTTAAATAAGGCCATTAGGCCACATCAGACGCGCTCATGTTATCATAGTTGCCTAGAATTACAAGACACCACATCCAGACATTTTT
The sequence above is drawn from the Erigeron canadensis isolate Cc75 chromosome 4, C_canadensis_v1, whole genome shotgun sequence genome and encodes:
- the LOC122595838 gene encoding ATP synthase subunit delta', mitochondrial-like, whose translation is MLRQAANRLLTRSTTTYTGAAATTTIRRPYSTEVSANASASDNDFVEAWKKVAPNMDPPKTPIQFMEPRPPTPSSLPSKLTVNFVLPYSSELSKQEVDMVIVPATTGQMGILPGHVPTIAELKPGLLTVHEGNDVKKYFISSGFAFVHSNSYADILAVEAVPIDRIDPAQVQKGLSEFTQKLSSASTDLDKAEAQIGVDVHSALNSALTG